A genomic stretch from Podospora pseudoanserina strain CBS 124.78 chromosome 3, whole genome shotgun sequence includes:
- a CDS encoding hypothetical protein (CAZy:GH5; COG:G; EggNog:ENOG503NZHB) — translation MVLAKSFVLSLLALTAAAAPSGPGGKGPHKGKTPKGFVTVQDGKFKLDGKDFYFAGSNAYYFPFNGDQSDVEKGLTAAKKAGLTVFRTWGFNDKNSTYIPGGLPQYGGEGAGPSEVVFQWFHPNGTSTINVAGFDKVVKAADKVGTKLLVALTNNWADYGGMDVYTVNLGGKYHDDFYTVPKIKNAYKRYVREMVLRYKDSPTIFGWELANEPRCGADGTRNLPRSPNCNPAVMGAWVKEMSAYIKSLDPHHLVTWGGEGEFNLPQGSDDWAYAGGNGGDFDHEIAIDTIDFGVFHSYPDWWSKTVEWTQQWIRDHAAAGRKAKKPVVHEEYGWMTPEARLEYLGKTHNSTRLEVIGSWQKIEVEEKLAGTMYWQFGYGGYSYGRNHNDGFTIYLEDPEAKELVYGHAKAMNKLNKKKGGR, via the exons ATGGTCCTCGCCAAGTCCTTCGTCCTCAGCTTACTGGCCCTtaccgctgccgccgcccccaGCGGCCCAGGTGGAAAGGGTCCTCACAAGGGCAAGACCCCCAAGGGTTTTGTTACCGTGCAAGACGGAAAGTTCAAGCTCGATGGCAAGGACTTTTACTTTGCCGGTAGCAATGCGTACTACTTCCCCTTTAATGGC GACCAATCCGATGTCGAAAAGGGGTTGACCGCCGCCAAGAAGGCAGGTCTCACCGTCTTCCGCACCTGGGGATTCAACGACAAGAACAGCACATATATCCCGGGTGGTCTTCCACAGTATGGTGGTGAAGGCGCTGGTCCTTCCGAGGTGGTCTTCCAGTGGTTCCACCCCaacggcacctccaccatcaacgTGGCCGGCTTCGACAAGGTTGTCAAGGCCGCTGACAAGGTCGGAACCAAGCTGTTGGTTGCCCTGACAAACAACTGGGCGGATTACGGAGGCATGGACGTCTACACCGTCAACCTGGGTGGAAAGTATCACGATGAT TTCTACACAGTtcccaagatcaagaacGCCTACAAGCGCTACGTCAGGGAGATGGTCCTTCGCTACAAGgactcccccaccatctttGGCTGGGAGCTCGCCAACGAGCCTCGTTGCGGTGCTGACGGCACTCGCAACCTTCCTCGTAGCCCGAACTGCAACCCGGCCGTCATGGGCGCTTGGGTCAAGGAGATGAGCGCCTACATCAAGTCGCTCgatccccaccatctcgtCACCtggggcggagagggtgaatTCAACCTGCCCCAGGGTTCTGATGACTGGGCCTACGCTGGCGGGAACGGCGGTGACTTTGACCATGAGATCGCCATCGACACAATTGACTTTGGTGTGTTCCATTCGTACCCGGACTGGTGGTCAAAGACTGTGGAATGGACACAGCAGTGGATCCGGGACCACGCCGCGGCTGGTcgcaaggccaagaagcccgtTGTCCACGAGGAGTACGGCTGGATGACGCCCGAGGCCAGACTCGAGTACCTCGGAAAGACACACAACTCTACCCGTCTGGAGGTAATTGGCAGCTGGCAAAAgatcgaggtggaggagaagctggcggGAACCATGTACTGGCAGTTTGGGTACGGTGGTTACTCATATGGGCGCAACCACAATGACGGCTTCACCATTTACTTGGAGGAccccgaggccaaggagctgGTGTATGGTCATGCCAAGGCTATGaacaagctcaacaagaagaagggtggcAGATAG
- a CDS encoding hypothetical protein (EggNog:ENOG503NZZ1; COG:S) encodes MADQSNNKQQDETWFLKSQCPVLLPQLDALWLSQEDFSTYLEQTLQRNTKPDVKVENKKSYAAAAAQPTTNAFMDGLLAHITSVNDFHLSDDKMLTENGDVTFRSSNSVLVDLFTELEEVIDSNRLDSILTAAWAEDPLATLKIIFNARSIHLGKSSRISFYRCAGWLAEHHPLTLISNIHLLSSPVIPKPTSAKKQESEAFEEDLVMVEAETTGEDAPGLDVVTGMSHGYWKDLLNLLALAANGKLNVLASPRDVLNIQCETKPSVRYDQEMAKEQRAKTRDARHHQACTLLQSDAMYRALHLTVSRLFAEQLKKDIALLRDGDNKAKKQISLCSKWAPSTDRFHDKHTFVVSTIAELMYPAPMFSSDIAGNRELYLRHAREAYRKDISALRKHLDIVERKLSAKTLDKIKYDRVPSVAMNNYTPIFAAKDETRFMKYLDDVSTGKTQISGATLLPSTLIKAAREASDRSTYSFGSQTKKKRTLKEMKADVVGAATSKVIDGQWKTLVQRIKDSGTLESCIAVCDVSGSMSSPVFQDGTTPMDSSIGLSLLVAEVTKPPFGGAFITFSTDPKVEKVDLSEGLGEKYNKMVRADWGASTDFCAVFSRLILPMAIKNAVKPEDMVKRVFVFSDMHFNSAQYGAGQWSSSFERIQQDFKDAGYEMPELVFWNLAGGRGGYSGSYDIAPKPVAADQVGTALVSGYSQGMLKVFLGGAGFDEIKEEDEEMAVVVTKDGEEVTVEPEAKRRKDPYDQVKQAISHKAYGGLVVLD; translated from the coding sequence ATGGCAGACCAGAGCAACAATAAGCAGCAAGACGAGACCTGGTTTCTCAAGTCCCAGTGTCCAgttctcctcccccagcttgACGCCCTGTGGCTGTCACAGGAGGATTTTTCCACCTATCTCGAACAGACGCTTCAGCGCAACACCAAACCCGACGTCAAGGTCGAAAACAAGAAGAGCTATGCAGCTGCCGCGGCTCAGCCAACAACAAACGCCTTTATGGATGGCCTTCTAGCCCATATTACCAGCGTCAATGACTTTCACCTGAGCGACGACAAAATGCTTACCGAGAATGGCGATGTCACCTTCCGGTCTTCAAACAGTGTTCTTGTCGATCTGTTCACCGAGCTCGAGGAAGTCATTGATAGCAATCGTCTCGACAGCATTCTCACCGCTGCCTGGGCTGAGGaccccctcgccaccctcaaGATCATCTTCAACGCCCGGTCGATACATCTCGGCAAGAGCTCGCGCATCTCCTTTTACCGGTGCGCCGGATGGCTGGCtgagcaccaccccctcaccttgATCAGCAACATCCACTTGCTCAGCAGCCCCGTGATTCCAAAGCCGACgtcggccaagaagcaagAGAGCGAAGCGTTCGAAGAGGATCTCGTCATGGTGGAAGCCGAAACGACAGGAGAGGACGCCCCCGGCCTTGATGTCGTCACCGGCATGTCTCATGGCTATTGGAAGGATCTTTTGAACCTCCTCGCTCTTGCCGCCAACGGAAAGCTCAACGTCCTCGCCAGTCCCCGCGACGTTCTCAATATCCAGTGCGAAACGAAACCATCGGTGCGATACGACCAGGAAATGGCCAAAGAACAGCGCGCCAAAACCCGCGATGcccgccaccatcaagccTGTACACTCTTGCAATCGGATGCCATGTACCGCGCACTTCACTTGACTGTCTCGCGTCTCTTTGCCGAGcagctcaagaaggacaTCGCCCTCCTGAGAGACGGCGacaacaaggccaagaagcaaaTCTCGCTCTGCAGCAAGTGGGCTCCGTCAACAGACCGCTTTCATGACAAGCACACGTTTGTCGTCTCGACCATCGCTGAGCTGATGTATCCTGCACCCATGTTTAGCTCTGACATTGCGGGCAATCGTGAGCTGTACCTTCGTCATGCACGTGAGGCCTATCGAAAGGATATCTCCGCCCTCCGCAAGCACTTGGACATTGTCGAACGCAAGCTGTCGGCCAAAACCCTCGACAAGATAAAGTACGACCGCGTCCCGTCTGTGGCCATGAACAATTACACCCCAATATTTGCAGCCAAGGACGAGACTCGATTCATGAAGTACCTCGACGACGTTTCAACTGGCAAGACCCAGATCAGTGGTGCCACCCTCCTTCCCAGCACTCTCATCAAGGCCGCACGTGAGGCATCAGACCGTTCAACATACTCATTCGGCTCGCaaacgaagaagaagcggacGCTCAAGGAAATGAAGGCTGATGTCGTGGGTGCTGCCACCTCCAAGGTGATTGACGGCCAGTGGAAGACACTTGTCCAGCGCATCAAAGACTCTGGCACTCTGGAATCCTGCATCGCCGTGTGCGATGTTTCTGGGAGCATGAGCAGTCCTGTCTTCCAAGATGGCACCACCCCCATGGACAGTTCCATTGGCCTTTCGCTCTTGGTGGCTGAAGTCACCAAGCCTCCGTTTGGTGGAGCTTTCATCACCTTCTCCACAGATCCCAAAGTTGAGAAGGTTGACCTCAGTGAGGGTCTGGGTGAGAAATACAACAAGATGGTAAGGGCGGACTGGGGCGCCAGCACAGACTTCTGTGCCGTCTTCAGCCGTCTGATCCTGCccatggccatcaagaaTGCTGTCAAGCCTGAGGACATGGTCAAGCGAGTGTTTGTCTTTAGCGACATGCACTTCAACTCGGCTCAGTACGGTGCCGGTCAGTGGTCTTCGAGCTTCGAGCGGATTCAACAGGATTTCAAGGATGCGGGCTATGAGATGCCCGAGCTGGTGTTTTGGAACCTGGCCGGGGGTCGAGGTGGATATTCCGGCTCATATGACATCGCCCCCAAGCCCGTGGCCGCTGATCAAGTTGGCACAGCTCTTGTCAGCGGGTACTCTCAGGGTATGCTCAAGGTTTTCCTAGGTGGTGCTGGGTTTGACGAAatcaaggaagaggatgaggagatggccGTGGTTGTGACcaaggacggggaggaggtcacGGTAGAGCCAGAGGCGAAGCGTAGGAAAGATCCATACGACCAGGTCAAGCAGGCCATTTCCCACAAGGCGTACGGCGGGTTGGTTGTGTTGGATTAG
- a CDS encoding hypothetical protein (COG:C; EggNog:ENOG503P0WN; CAZy:AA7) → MVHLPSVGLAVAAASGLLQTVTAAPQVSTDSTSTASTTSFLGGLFDFLDVANLTVTHHNGKLYGCKCSPGQLCWPQQWKWNQLNTTVGGNLKLHIPPAASCYNTFTGPLGTVNTYDAAACADVHANWEDEMWTVEKPGAALWTYFTNETCRPTLNPTDSCTLGYYGVYVISATTRNHIKAGIDFARRNNIRLVIRNTGHDFIGRSTGAGSLIINTHSFQDVNWISSYAGPGSYSGPAVTIAAGVQGRSILEQGHAQVPPKVIVTGECPTVGVAGGFIQGGGHGPWTTLKGLSADNVLAFEAITASGHFVTANEAQNSDLFWALKGGGPSAFAVILSVTMKTFDDVSSAGATFYVNNTHIGFDNDAYWNATSIFHKWSNHFVDNGLYVYYELFPFTLRAQPFVAIGKTVAELNAIVAPMLAELTANGISYEWNPKSFPTFFDLYVDLFEAEAAGGSALTGGWLFDHNDVATNNDGIIEAFKTVFSPRPDIFSFIVGHLFNPGYGAPVSNSATHPSWRNATDFVITVLPVPLGASKAVKADYQNVLTNTIDQALRDASGSGATYVNEADPYQPNWQGHFWGSEYPRLKQIRKKWDPLGVFYSIATPGTEDWEVIQDTRLCKKL, encoded by the exons ATGGTCCACCTTCCTTCTGTTGGGCTGGCCGTTGCTGCCGCCTCTGGCCTTCTCCAGACCGTTACTGCCGCCCCTCAGGTCTCGACCGacagcacctccaccgcgTCGACCACGTCCTTCCTCGGCGGTCTCTTTGACTTCTTGGACGTTGCCAACCTCACCGTCACCCACCACAACGGCAAGCTCTATGGCTGCAAGTGCTCGCCCGGTCAGCTCTGCTGGCCTCAGCAATGGAAGTGGAATCAGTTGAATACCACCGTGGGTGGCAACTTGAAACTTCACATACCCCCTGCTGCGTCGTGCTATAACACCTTCACCGGTCCCTTGGGCACTGTCAACACCTACGATGCTGCCGCCTGCGCTGACGTGCATGCCAActgggaggatgagatgTGGAC TGTTGAGAAGCCGGGTGCCGCCCTCTGGACATACTTCACCAACGAGACCTGCCGGCCCACTCTCAATCCCACCGACAGCTGCACGCTGGGCTACTATGGCGTTTATGTCATCTCTGCCACCACCCGCAACCACATCAAGGCCGGCATTGACTTTGCTCGCCGCAACAACATCCGCCTAGTCATCCGCAACACCGGCCACGACTTTATCGGCCGCAGCACCGGTGCCGGttccctcatcatcaacacccacagCTTCCAGGATGTCAACTGGATTTCGTCGTATGCCGGACCCGGCTCGTACTCTGGTCCTGCCGTGACCATTGCTGCCGGTGTCCAGGGCCGCTCCATCTTGGAGCAGGGCCATGCTCAGGTTCCTCCCAAGGTGATTGTTACTGGCGAATGCCCAaccgttggtgttgctggtggcttcATCCAGGGCGGTGGCCACGGTCCCTGGACTACGCTCAAGGGTCTTTCTGCCGACAATGTTCTCGCCTTTGAGGCCATCACAGCGTCTGGCCACTTTGTCACTGCCAACGAGGCCCAAAACTCTGATCTTTTCTGGGCTCTCAAGGGCGGTGGTCCTTCAGCTTTTGCCGTCATCCTGTCCGTCACCATGAAGACGTTCGACGATGTCTCGTCTGCCGGTGCCACCTTCtatgtcaacaacacccacatTGGTTTTGACAATGACGCTTACTGGAACGCCACCAGCATCTTCCACAAGTGGTCCAATCACTTCGTCGACAATGGGCTCTATGTCTACTATGAgctcttccccttcaccctccgcGCTCAGCCTTTTGTCGCCATTGGAAAGACGGTCGCCGAGCTCAATGCCATTGTTGCCCCCATGCTTGCTGAGCTCACCGCCAACGGGATTTCCTATGAGTGGAACCCCAAGTCCTTCCCGACCTTCTTCGACCTCTATGTCGATCTtttcgaggccgaggctgccgGTGGTTCTGCCCTGACGGGTGGCTGGTTGTTTGATCACAATGACGttgccaccaacaacgacgGCATCATTGAGGCTTTCAAGACGGTCTTCTCGCCCCGCCCCGacatcttctccttcattGTCGGTCACTTGTTCAACCCCGGCTACGGCGCTCCTGTCAGCAACAGCGCCACCCACCCTTCGTGGCGCAATGCCACCGACTTTGTCATCACTGTCCTGCCCGTCCCTCTGGGTGCCAGCAAGGCGGTCAAGGCCGACTACCAGAACGTCTTGACCAACACCATTGATCAGGCGCTCCGCGACGCCTCGGGCTCTGGGGCCACCTATGTCAACGAGGCTGACCCTTACCAACCCAACTGGCAGGGCCACTTCTGGGGCTCTGAGTACCCCCGCCTCAAGCAGATCCGCAAAAAGTGGGATCCCTTGGGAGTGTTTTACTCAATTGCCACCCCCGGCACCGAGGACTGGGAGGTTATCCAAGACACCAGACTCTGCAAGAAGCTTTAA
- a CDS encoding hypothetical protein (EggNog:ENOG503NYJ3; COG:S) gives MDRSEVGCQTTLPNGCTMAEAADERTPLLSSTSVSHTTVSHSGASPDGPGIPRDHQGEDDDDVIQPKKDRRRLKKIWTSLKPSTESQILLAGFLITLSFSFTQVPILYAFHLMQCDHYYSTHPPYTGPGDRCNIDEIAAGMATQFSILGMSTTFCGTINLFVAGWTAKKIGPKYALMIQTLVPGIRVSTQILGLMAGGAKGMLMIQCTQIITVIGGPAGYLLIVNIIAGEVVPPLRRTAVFGMLQGCIMLGQGLAGGMMGDIWGISRPFEVAFCAFLLSTLYVAMVVPYIDASTISSAKKARGQGISQLFTPLRVLLPQRILSRNGTVTKHYGLMVLCAGIFLGVLATGYAPLLMQLYATAKFDFKQTENGWLTSGFAFMRGMFLIFAFPRIINRGRCWYMTRHPEAQQHHDHGNGHEETAHLATNPEEFEAPIGSFAEQEPVDAEPVKEDEGTEFDLYFLRISLVVDGVLTMCTAFATERWHIFLAAFLLPLASGSAPAAKGVMTEMCSPSQRADALNALGLVENIARLSTQGLFGFVFAALAEVGKPHLTFFVNAAIAILAYGMLLFSRFPPEGSKIVEDDADEDESS, from the exons atGGACCGCTCTGAGGTTGGCTGCCAAACAACCCTGCCAAACGGGTGCACCATGGCTGAAGCAGCTGATGAGAGAACCCCCCTACTGTCGTCCACCAGCGTCTCTCACACCACTGTTTCTCACTCGGGTGCTTCCCCTGACGGCCCTGGTATTCCCAGAGACCACCAAGgcgaagacgatgatgatgtcatCCAGCCCAAAAAAGATCGCAGGCGGTTGAAAAAGATCTGGACCTCACTCAAACCTTCGACCGAGAGTCAGATTCTTCTTGCTGGCTTTCTCATCACCCTGTCTTTCAGCTTCACCCAAGTCCC AATCCTCTATGCCTTCCACCTCATGCAATGCGATCACTACTACTCCACTCACCCACCCTACACCGGCCCCGGTGACCGCTGCAACATAGACGAGATCGCCGCCGGCATGGCCACGCAGTTTTCCATCTTGGGAATGTCTACCACGTTCTGCGGAACCATCAActtgtttgttgctggctggACAGCCAAAAAAATTGGCCCAAAGTATGCCTTGATGATTCAGACCCTGGTCCCTGGCATACGAGTGTCGACGCAGATTCTGGGGCTCATGGCTGGAGGAGCAAAGGGAATGTTGATGATCCAGTGCACGCAGATTATCACGGTCATTGGCGGACCTGCTGGGTATCTGTTGATTGTAAACATCATCGCTGGCGAAGTGGTGCCCCCACTGAGAAGGACAGCCGTGTTTGGCATGCTGCAGGGCTGTATCATGCTTGGCCAAGGCCTGG CCGGCGGCATGATGGGTGATATTTGGGGCATCAGCCGGCCTTTCGAAGTAGCCTTTTGCGCGTTTCTTTTGTCAACGCTTTATGTGGCTATGGTGGTGCCATACATTGATGCAAGCACCATCAGCAGTGCAAAGAAAGCTCGAGGCCAGGGCATCTCCCAGTTGTTTACACCCCTGAGAGTGTTGCTGCCACAGCGAATCTTGTCTCGGAACGGGACCGTGACGAAACATTACGGACTGATGGTTCTTTGCGCCGGCATCTTTCTCGGTGTG CTGGCAACAGGATATGCGCCGCTGCTTATGCAGCTCTATGCCACAGCCAAGTTTGACTTCAAACAGACCGAGAATGGCTGGTTGACGTCAGGTTTTGCCTTTATGCGCGGTATGTTTTTAATATTTGCTTTCCcccgcatcatcaacaggGGACGATGTTGGTACATGACACGGCATCCAGAGGCGCAACAGCACCATGACCACGGCAATGGCCATGAAGAAACGGCTCACCTGGCAACCAACCCAGAAGAGTTTGAAGCACCTATCGGATCTTTTGCCGAGCAAGAGCCAGTGGACGCGGAGCCGGtcaaggaggatgaggggacCGAATTCGACCTGTATTTCTTGCGAATCAGCcttgtggtggatggggtaCTGACTATGTGCACGGCCTTTGCAACCGAGAGGTGGCATATATTTCTTGCTGCGTTTCTGCTCCCGCTGGCATCTGGGTCAGCACCGGCGGCCAAGGGAGTCATGACTGAAATGTGCTCCCCATCTCAACGTGCGGACGCACTAAACGCACTGGGTCTGGTGGAAAACATTGCTCGGCTGTCAACACAGGGCTTGTTCGGCTTTGTATTTGCGGCTCTGGCTGAGGTCGGGAAGCCGCATCTTACCTTTTTTGTCAATGCT GCGATTGCCATTCTCGCGTACGGCATGCTGCTGTTTTCCCGCTTCCCTCCAGAGGGGAGCAAGATCGTCGAAGATGATGcggatgaagatgaaagCTCATAG
- a CDS encoding hypothetical protein (EggNog:ENOG503P0C0; COG:S; CAZy:AA13) — MKLSSTFSVLTVATLVHGHGYLTIPSSRTRLGSEAGLDSCPECSILEPVSAWPDLDVAPVGRSGPCGYNARVSIDYNQPRAGLWGNSPVARYSPGQTIDVQWCVDNNGDHGGMFAYRICQDQALVKKFLTPGYLPTDEEKQAAEDCFERGTLPCTDVSGQNCGFSPDCSPGQPCWRNDWFTCNAFNAGDRRACQGVDNAPRGSCYTSIAGGFPVTKKIKLPNINVGHTLLSFKWNSFQTGQIYLSCADIAIGEGSGTVDPPASTTFSTVVTPGASCAAAPSVPVVFNEKATTAYGQNIKVVGSIAALGSWNPANAIPLSAAGYTNSNPVWSTTLNLAPGTSFTYKFIRVDSNGAVTWESDPNRSYTVPAACQGQSVAVDSTWR, encoded by the exons ATGAAGCTGTCATCGACCTTTTCCGTCCTCACGGTGGCCACTTTGGTTCACGGCCATGGTTACCTGACCATCCCGTCCAGTCGGACACGTCTTGGCTCCGAG GCTGGCCTTGACTCCTGCCCCGAGTGCTCCATTCTCGAGCCTGTCTCGGCCTGGCCCGATCTTGACGTTGCTCCTGTTGGCCGCAGTGGACCCTGTGGTTACAACGCCCGCGTGAGCATCGACTACAACCAGCCTCGCGCTGGGCTGTGGGGCAACTCTCCCGTCGCCCGCTACTCTCCTGGCCAGACCATCGACGTTCAGTGGTGCGTCGACAACAATGGTGACCACGGTGGCATGTTCGCCTACCGTATCTGCCAGGATCAGGCGCTCGTCAAGAAGTTCCTCACACCTGGCTATCTCCccaccgacgaggagaagcaggccgCCGAGGACTGCTTTGAGAGGGGCACCCTTCCCTGCACCGACGTCTCGGGCCAGAACTGCGGCTTCAGCCCTGACTGCTCCCCCGGTCAGCCGTGTTGGCGCAACGACTGGTTCACCTGCAATGCTTTCAATGCCGGTGACCGTCGCGCCTGTCAGGGCGTTGACAATGCTCCCCGCGGGTCTTGCTACACCTCGATTGCCGGAGGTTTCCCCGTcaccaagaagatcaagctccccaacatcaacgtcGGTCACACCCTCCTGAGCTTTAAGTGGAACTCGTTCCAGACCGGTCAGATCTACCTGTCCTGCGCAGATATTGCCATCGGCGAGGGCAGCGGCACCGTCGACCCGCCTGCTTCGACCACCTTCTCGACTGTCGTCACCCCCGGTGCCTCGTGTGCTGCCGCCCCGTCGGTGCCTGTCGTCTTCAACGAGAAGGCCACCACTGCCTATGGCCAGAACATCAAGGTTGTTGGCTCCATCGCCGCGCTCGGCAGTTGGAACCCGGCCAACGCTATACCCCTCTCTGCTGCCGGTtacaccaactccaaccccgtctggtccaccaccctcaacctgGCTCCTGGCACTTCCTTCACCTACAAGTTCATCAGGGTGGACAGCAACGGCGCTGTGACCTGGGAGAGCGATCCCAACAGGTCCTACACCGTTCCTGCTGCCTGCCAGGGCCAGAGCGTGGCTGTCGATTCCACCTGGCGCTAA
- a CDS encoding hypothetical protein (EggNog:ENOG503PH7V), producing the protein MKLSAPILFFSFFAAASVAQYTGPCSVNDCGASHRVCARGWLCVPYPSFDPAKRQGYRTSK; encoded by the exons ATGAAGCTCTCGGCGCCAATTCtattcttctctttctttgctgctgcctcgGTTGCCCAATACACCGGGCCATGTTCAGTTAACGACTGCGGTGCGAGTCACAGAGTGTGCGCTCGAGGATGGCTCTGTGTCCCCTACCCAAGCTTTGACCCTGCAAAGAGACAAGGTT ACCGAACATCCAAATAA
- a CDS encoding hypothetical protein (COG:G; EggNog:ENOG503NU7U) codes for MGSDGEKPASPTLSDTGNHVSEAIPTLDRQEEKRLLLKLDAVFVPIIMLVYLSCFLDRTNIGNVKVAGMPEDIGASDVEFSTAVSIFYATYVAFESPWAILLKKLTPRVVLTGLCVVWSLTTIFSGFITDIGGLYAARLILGACEGGLFPGLNLYLTMVYKREEQARRVSYLFVCAALSGAFGGLLAYVLLKMDGIGGYAGWRWVYIIEGIFSILIGLLIWFGLPNDPTNAYFLNEREREMMQIRAKQRAQYMGSEEFSWEEIRIALKDFKLWISGAIQFCQDILLYGFSTFLPSIITSMGHSSIEAQYLTIPVYILGGACFLTLAFVSDHLCIRGPFIAFANVFGIIGYILIICPTSNAVKFFGTFLCAIAVYSGPGLNLTWLNINVAPHYRRAASIGFQQTIGNTAGIVAGQIYRTSPYLLGNIFSVSALGLAQLLILIHWLYLRRCNLLKKQIASGKVQDKRRVKTGDWELDFKYHL; via the exons ATGGGCTCTGACGGGGAGAAGCCAGCATCTCCAACTCTATCCGACACCGGCAATCATGTATCAGAAgccatccccaccctcgaCCGCCAGGAAGAAAAGCGGCTTCTCTTGAAGCTAGATGCCGTTTTCGTTCCAATCATCATGCTGGTCTATCTTTCTTGCTTCCTTGACCGCACCAATATCGGCAATGTCAAAGTGGCGGGGATGCCGGAGGATATCGGCGCATCTGATGTCGAGTTTTCGACCGCAGTGTCCATCTTTTACGCAACATATGTCGCATTCGAATCACCCTGGGCTATCCTACTCAAGAAACTCACTCCAAGAGTTGTGTTGACAGGCCTCTGCGTGGTCTGGAGCTTGACTACTATTTTCTCTGGTTTCATCACAGATATCGGGGGGCTGTATGCTGCAAGGTTAATACTAGGAGCATGTGAAGGCGGCCTCTTCCCCGGCTTAAATCTGTACCTGACCATGGTTTACAAACGAGAAGAACAAGCTCGCAGGGTCTCGTATCTGTTTGTTTGTGCGGCATTGTCGGGTgcgtttggggggttgttggcatACGTGCTCCTGAAAATGGACGGCATAGGGGGCTATGCTGGTTGGAGATGGGTCTACATCATAGAAGGCATCTTCAGCATCCTCATAGGCTTGTTGATTTGGTTTGGCTTGCCAAACGATCCCACCAACGCCTACTTCTTGAAcgagagagaaagggaaaTGATGCAGATACGAGCAAAGCAGAGGGCACAGTATATGGGCAGTGAGGAGTTCAGTTGGGAAGAGATCAGAATAGCTTTGAAGGATTTCAAATTGTGGATCAG CGGAGCCATTCAATTCTGCCAGGACATACTTTTGTACGGTTTTAGCACGTTTCTCccttccatcatcaccagcatgGGCCATAGCAGCATCGAAGCTCAATACCTCACTATCCCCGTTTACATTCTCGGAGGAGCGTGCTTTTTGACCCTGGCATTTGTTTCCGACCATCTGTGCATCCGAGGCCCGTTCATTGCCTTTGCCAACGTCTTTGGCATCATCGGTTACATTCTCATCATCTGCCCGACAAGTAACGCCGTCAAATTCTTTGGCACGTTTCTGTGCGCAATTGCAGTGTACAGTGGTCCTGGACTCAATCTCACGTGGCTCAATATAAACGTCGCACCCCATTATCGCCGGGCAGCTTCGATTGGATTCCAACAGACCATCGGCAACACAGCTGGCATCGTGGCAGGCCAAATTTACCGGACTTCACCGTATCTCTTGGGTAACATCTTTTCAGTCAGCGCCCTGGGCCTGGCTCAACTACTAATCCTGATTCACTGGTTGTACCTTAGACGGTGCAACTTGCTCAAGAAGCAGATTGCCAGTGGCAAAGTGCAAGACAAGAGAAGGGTAAAGACTGGTGACTGGGAGTTGGACTTTAAATATCATCTCTAG